A part of Streptococcus porcinus genomic DNA contains:
- the radC gene encoding RadC family protein, with product MYSIKLEKESLLPREKLVRNGAEQLSDQELLAIILRTGNKDKHVMELAANLLNTVSSLSDFKKMSLQELRQLAGIGNVKSIELKAMLEFSRRIQESEQTCQYQILSSFQIAKKMIKQLGDKEQEHLVALYLDTQNRVIEEKTIFIGSVRRSIAEPREILHYACRNMATSMIIIHNHPSGFVDPSENDYHFTKNIKQLCDQIGIACLDHIIVGKNNYYSFREKTNLFCEKTLE from the coding sequence ATGTATTCCATTAAGCTTGAAAAAGAAAGTCTATTACCTAGGGAGAAGTTAGTTAGAAATGGTGCTGAGCAACTTAGTGATCAAGAATTGTTAGCTATTATCCTGAGGACCGGTAACAAGGATAAACATGTCATGGAGCTAGCCGCCAATCTCTTAAATACTGTTTCATCATTATCCGATTTTAAAAAAATGTCCTTACAAGAGTTACGACAACTTGCTGGGATTGGCAATGTAAAATCAATCGAGTTAAAAGCGATGCTTGAATTTTCAAGAAGGATCCAAGAATCTGAACAAACCTGTCAATACCAAATTTTGTCAAGTTTTCAAATTGCTAAAAAAATGATAAAACAATTGGGAGATAAGGAACAAGAACATTTAGTAGCATTATACCTAGATACCCAAAATAGAGTTATTGAAGAAAAAACTATTTTTATCGGAAGTGTTCGACGCTCAATAGCCGAGCCTAGGGAAATCTTGCATTATGCTTGTCGAAATATGGCAACAAGTATGATTATTATTCATAATCACCCTTCAGGTTTTGTAGATCCAAGTGAAAATGATTATCATTTCACAAAAAACATAAAACAATTATGTGATCAAATTGGAATTGCTTGTCTCGATCACATAATTGTTGGAAAAAATAACTATTATAGTTTTCGTGAAAAAACCAACCTGTTTTGTGAAAAAACTCTTGAATAA
- a CDS encoding AEC family transporter has translation MTAFNTLAPVFFMLILGYLARHFKWITSQDKDGANTIMFTVLFPILIFHLMMQAELRIDTVPIIAYTLIVFVLAVLVGKWLQGFIGESRSHFAPFLLSTVEGGSVALPLYLSIVGVSSNTVIFDIAGAITAFLIIPIIVSKAAANQTSNKELVVSIIKHPFVIAIFLGLVGNVCHWSEIIAQSSIAPAYDGIIGRATAPIAGMILFIIGYDLNMSLTTIRPLAKLILVRFTFYIFVILGFFILFPKIMANYDFKLAVLIYFMCPTGFALPAIISPVFKSEEDELFSATFISLSLVVTLIIYTLIVIFMAH, from the coding sequence ATGACAGCATTTAATACTTTAGCACCAGTCTTTTTCATGCTGATATTGGGATATTTGGCACGACACTTCAAGTGGATTACATCTCAAGATAAAGACGGTGCTAACACTATTATGTTTACAGTATTGTTTCCAATCTTAATTTTTCATCTAATGATGCAAGCGGAATTAAGGATAGACACTGTTCCCATCATTGCTTACACGTTAATAGTTTTCGTATTGGCAGTCTTGGTTGGGAAGTGGTTACAAGGTTTTATTGGGGAATCACGATCGCATTTTGCCCCCTTCTTACTCTCCACAGTTGAAGGAGGAAGCGTTGCTCTGCCATTATACTTATCTATTGTTGGTGTTTCCAGCAATACAGTCATTTTTGATATTGCCGGTGCTATAACTGCATTTTTAATTATTCCTATCATAGTCTCAAAGGCTGCTGCCAATCAAACCAGTAATAAAGAATTAGTGGTTTCTATTATAAAGCATCCCTTTGTGATTGCAATCTTTCTAGGTTTAGTAGGTAATGTTTGTCATTGGTCAGAGATAATCGCACAGAGTTCTATTGCACCAGCTTATGATGGAATTATCGGGCGAGCAACTGCTCCTATTGCAGGAATGATTCTTTTTATAATCGGTTATGACCTAAACATGAGTTTGACTACTATTAGGCCATTAGCAAAATTGATATTAGTTCGTTTTACTTTTTATATTTTTGTTATTCTCGGATTCTTTATTTTATTTCCCAAAATTATGGCTAACTATGATTTTAAGTTGGCTGTTCTCATTTATTTTATGTGTCCAACGGGGTTTGCTTTGCCAGCGATTATTTCCCCAGTCTTTAAGTCTGAAGAAGATGAATTATTTTCGGCAACTTTTATTTCACTATCGCTTGTTGTGACCTTGATTATTTACACACTTATTGTTATTTTCATGGCTCACTAA
- a CDS encoding histidine phosphatase family protein has product MQKIFYLMRHGQTLFNIQGRIQGACDSPLTALGIKQAQAARAYFQEENIVFDKVYSSTQERACDTAEIASGRTDLIRLKGLKEWNFGAFEAHPEYLNPHLFKEDGSGYRDYFVAYGGESNIEVYKRMAATIKNALADEKEEAISLFVSHGASITQFYRHMTVDAPVLEKPMSNCAILKLVYDGKKIQVLSVYNPMDQEYIFDRLKESSSSD; this is encoded by the coding sequence ATGCAGAAAATATTTTATCTTATGCGGCATGGTCAGACTTTATTTAATATTCAGGGACGTATTCAGGGAGCTTGTGATTCGCCCTTAACTGCATTAGGGATTAAACAAGCACAAGCAGCACGTGCCTATTTTCAAGAAGAGAATATAGTCTTTGATAAGGTTTATTCTTCTACTCAAGAAAGGGCTTGTGACACCGCCGAAATTGCAAGTGGTCGAACTGATTTAATCCGTTTAAAAGGTTTAAAAGAATGGAATTTTGGTGCTTTTGAAGCTCATCCAGAATATTTGAATCCACATCTTTTTAAGGAAGATGGTTCAGGCTATCGTGATTATTTTGTGGCTTATGGTGGTGAATCTAATATTGAAGTATATAAACGTATGGCAGCAACTATTAAGAATGCTTTGGCTGATGAAAAAGAAGAAGCAATATCACTTTTTGTCAGCCATGGAGCCTCTATCACCCAATTTTACCGTCATATGACAGTGGATGCTCCTGTTTTGGAAAAACCGATGTCGAACTGTGCCATTTTAAAATTAGTTTATGATGGTAAAAAAATACAAGTATTATCAGTTTATAATCCAATGGACCAAGAATACATATTTGATAGATTGAAAGAAAGTTCGAGTTCTGACTAA
- a CDS encoding AI-2E family transporter, which produces MHFEKKHVLYIVVAFLICFMIQANWDKGTDIVQTVIKTSLPFLYGAALAYIINIVMTAYENLLNRFVKTNRFFHLRRGFAMILAYATFIALFFWIVSIVIPDLIASINMMLSFDTSSVKQYINDLSHNKIIAKVIHYFGGDAKITQTISNYSQQLLKQFLSFLTSILTSMTVIASAIINVFVAFVFSFYVLGNKEQLCRQGNILVDTYTGIHAQRIHYIVGLLHNRFRGFFVGQTIEAMILGSLTALGMFLFKLPFAATIGVLVAFTALIPVVGAYIGVTVGFILIMTQSLSQAIFFLIFIIILQQFEGNLIYPRVVGSSIKLPGMWVLMAITIGASLKGIVGMIVAVPLAATFYQMVKDNIDKKQAIKKNQVS; this is translated from the coding sequence ATGCATTTTGAAAAGAAACATGTTTTGTACATTGTCGTGGCCTTTCTTATCTGTTTTATGATTCAAGCTAATTGGGATAAGGGAACTGACATCGTCCAAACCGTTATTAAAACAAGCTTACCATTTCTTTATGGGGCAGCTCTGGCCTATATTATTAATATTGTCATGACTGCCTATGAAAATCTTTTGAATCGTTTCGTAAAAACCAACCGTTTTTTTCACTTAAGGCGTGGTTTTGCGATGATTCTGGCTTATGCAACCTTCATTGCTTTGTTTTTTTGGATTGTTTCCATAGTCATTCCAGATTTGATTGCTAGTATTAATATGATGCTATCTTTTGATACAAGTTCAGTTAAACAGTATATTAATGATTTAAGTCATAATAAAATAATTGCTAAAGTGATTCATTATTTTGGTGGTGATGCTAAAATTACACAAACAATTAGCAATTATAGTCAACAGTTGTTAAAGCAGTTCTTGTCATTTCTAACGAGTATCTTAACCTCGATGACAGTGATTGCCTCAGCTATTATTAATGTCTTTGTGGCTTTTGTTTTTTCTTTTTATGTCTTAGGTAATAAGGAACAACTCTGTCGTCAGGGCAATATTTTGGTTGATACCTATACTGGGATTCACGCCCAACGCATTCATTATATTGTTGGCTTGTTGCATAATCGTTTTCGTGGTTTCTTTGTTGGACAGACTATTGAGGCAATGATTTTGGGAAGCTTAACTGCACTCGGAATGTTTCTCTTTAAACTTCCTTTCGCAGCTACCATAGGGGTACTTGTTGCCTTTACAGCCCTAATTCCGGTTGTAGGAGCTTATATAGGTGTTACGGTTGGTTTTATACTAATTATGACGCAATCCTTATCACAAGCTATTTTCTTTCTCATTTTCATTATCATTCTTCAACAATTTGAAGGCAATCTTATCTATCCACGTGTAGTAGGAAGTTCTATCAAATTACCTGGTATGTGGGTTTTGATGGCAATTACGATTGGTGCTTCCCTAAAAGGGATTGTGGGCATGATTGTTGCTGTCCCATTAGCAGCAACATTTTATCAGATGGTTAAAGATAATATTGATAAAAAACAAGCTATCAAAAAGAACCAAGTTTCCTAA
- a CDS encoding DUF1831 domain-containing protein, protein MAFEKEIALPDCRYKYEISPKIKKYTLRDTTFSVTKVGHYELTRLLEEVPNSGDGFPLKITINKELDAFKLAITDQSGLRMVNIFKSEKHKILQDKFYFLMDSLVERDIFTKKVN, encoded by the coding sequence ATGGCATTTGAAAAAGAAATTGCTTTACCCGACTGTCGGTACAAATATGAAATAAGTCCCAAAATTAAAAAATACACTCTAAGGGATACGACTTTCTCAGTCACAAAAGTAGGACACTATGAATTGACACGCCTTTTAGAAGAGGTTCCAAACTCTGGCGATGGCTTCCCATTAAAAATTACAATTAACAAAGAGCTTGATGCGTTTAAATTGGCCATTACAGACCAGTCTGGTTTACGTATGGTAAATATTTTTAAATCAGAAAAACATAAAATATTACAAGATAAGTTTTACTTTTTAATGGATAGCTTGGTAGAACGTGATATCTTTACAAAGAAAGTAAACTAA
- a CDS encoding SGNH/GDSL hydrolase family protein, with amino-acid sequence MLETVSKELLAYQMDRLDSYRELNQAVKPGGIIFAGDSLIEFFPIKKFLGRDLPIHNRGIAGIDSKWLLTHLDQQICDLEPSKVFILIGTNDIGLGATNSEIKEMVAEIVAEIKRKSSETQIYLLSILPVSDATQYQKTVKVRNNETIDQLNSALQTLTGIEFIDLSSSLKNANNALDLQLTKDGLHLNLEGYEKVAKVLLPYL; translated from the coding sequence ATGTTAGAAACTGTTTCGAAGGAACTTTTAGCTTATCAAATGGATCGTTTAGATTCCTATAGAGAACTTAATCAAGCAGTGAAACCTGGCGGTATCATCTTTGCAGGTGATTCTTTAATTGAATTTTTTCCTATTAAAAAATTCTTAGGTCGTGACTTGCCCATTCATAACAGAGGTATTGCAGGGATCGATAGTAAGTGGTTGCTTACTCATTTGGATCAACAAATCTGTGATTTAGAGCCTTCTAAGGTTTTTATCCTTATTGGTACAAATGATATCGGCCTCGGTGCCACCAATTCAGAAATCAAGGAGATGGTAGCAGAGATAGTAGCAGAGATAAAAAGAAAAAGTAGTGAGACACAGATTTATCTCTTATCCATTTTACCTGTTTCAGATGCCACTCAATATCAAAAAACGGTTAAAGTTAGAAATAACGAAACCATAGATCAGCTTAATAGTGCCTTACAGACATTAACAGGAATTGAATTTATTGATCTTAGTTCCTCTCTAAAAAATGCTAATAATGCACTAGACCTTCAACTAACTAAGGATGGTTTGCATTTGAACTTAGAAGGTTATGAAAAAGTTGCTAAAGTTCTGTTACCTTACTTATAA
- a CDS encoding 6-phospho-beta-glucosidase has translation MMSTKQFPDNFLWGGATAANQLEGAFDLDGRGLANVDLSPVGDARLDVITGKRKMFNFEEGYFYPAKDSIDFYHRYKEDIALFAEMGFKTFRMSIAWSRIFPKGDESQPNEAGLAFYEEVFKECHKYGIEPLVTITHFDIPMHLVREYGGWRNRKLVDFYGNLVTVLFKRYKGLVKYWLTFNEINILLHAPFMGAGIVFEKGEDRNQVLYTAAHHELLASALATKIGHEIDPENQIGCMLAAGKFYPMTPKPEDVWAAMEKDRENYFFIDVQARGKYPEYALKFFEREGIKLTFEKGDEQLLKENTVDFVSFSYYASRAAQAQKTDQSEANLLASSENPYLETTDWGWAIDPLGFRITLNDLYDRYQKPLFVVENGLGAVDVPDEGGYVADDYRINYLRQHIEAMRDAITEDGVRVLGYTTWGPIDLVSAGTGEMKKRYGFIYVDRDNYGNGTLKRSKKKSFGWYQKVIASNGSDLD, from the coding sequence ATGATGTCTACAAAACAATTTCCAGATAACTTTTTATGGGGTGGCGCAACTGCTGCCAATCAATTAGAAGGTGCTTTTGATCTTGACGGTCGTGGATTAGCTAATGTTGATTTATCACCCGTTGGTGATGCTCGCCTTGATGTTATCACTGGTAAACGTAAAATGTTTAATTTTGAAGAGGGGTATTTCTACCCAGCTAAAGATTCTATTGATTTTTATCATCGTTATAAAGAAGATATTGCTTTATTTGCTGAAATGGGTTTTAAAACATTTCGCATGTCTATCGCTTGGTCCCGCATTTTCCCGAAAGGAGATGAAAGTCAGCCTAATGAAGCTGGCTTGGCCTTTTACGAAGAAGTTTTTAAAGAATGTCATAAATATGGAATAGAACCCTTAGTAACTATTACCCATTTTGATATTCCCATGCATTTAGTAAGAGAATATGGTGGTTGGCGTAATCGGAAATTGGTTGACTTTTATGGTAATTTAGTGACTGTTTTATTTAAACGTTATAAGGGACTTGTTAAATATTGGTTAACATTTAATGAAATCAATATTCTTTTGCATGCTCCATTTATGGGAGCCGGGATTGTTTTTGAAAAAGGCGAAGACCGCAATCAAGTTCTCTACACAGCAGCCCATCATGAATTATTGGCCTCAGCTTTGGCAACAAAAATTGGACATGAAATAGATCCAGAAAATCAAATTGGCTGCATGTTAGCAGCTGGGAAATTTTACCCAATGACACCTAAGCCTGAAGATGTTTGGGCAGCTATGGAAAAAGACCGTGAAAATTACTTCTTTATTGATGTTCAAGCACGAGGAAAATATCCGGAATATGCCTTAAAATTCTTTGAACGTGAAGGTATCAAACTAACCTTTGAAAAAGGTGATGAGCAACTTCTAAAAGAAAATACGGTTGATTTTGTGTCGTTCTCCTACTATGCTAGTCGTGCAGCACAAGCTCAAAAAACTGATCAATCTGAAGCTAATCTTTTAGCTTCTTCAGAAAATCCTTATTTAGAAACAACTGATTGGGGTTGGGCAATTGATCCACTAGGATTTCGTATTACGCTAAATGATCTCTATGACAGGTATCAAAAACCTCTATTTGTTGTTGAAAACGGACTTGGCGCAGTAGATGTCCCAGATGAAGGCGGCTATGTGGCAGATGATTATCGCATCAACTACTTACGGCAACACATTGAAGCCATGCGGGATGCTATCACAGAAGATGGTGTAAGAGTCTTAGGATACACCACTTGGGGCCCAATTGATCTTGTTTCAGCAGGAACAGGTGAGATGAAAAAACGATATGGATTTATCTATGTTGACCGTGACAACTACGGAAATGGAACACTTAAACGCTCTAAGAAAAAATCTTTTGGTTGGTACCAAAAAGTTATTGCTTCGAATGGCTCAGATCTAGACTAA
- a CDS encoding ClC family H(+)/Cl(-) exchange transporter produces the protein MENHKNEYAFSNESIISFVWRGILVGSIAGVIVSLFRLLIEKLSHLVVATYQISHDKPSLVLVIIVISILVLVVISQFIASEPDIKGSGIPHVEGELKGLLAPTWWPVLWKKFIAGILAISMGFMLGREGPSIQLGAMAAKGLSKFLKSSRLEKRVLIASGAAAGLSAAFNAPIAGLLFVVEEIYHHFSRLIWITALVASLVANFISLHIFGLEPILAMPKAMPFLDLNHYWLLLLLGTFLGVLGYVYERVILAFPKYINQICSVLHISPKYQGLIPLILIMPIGYYFPQLLGGGNGLIIGLSINQTTLFMVCLFFILRFIGSMFSYGSGLPGGIFLPILTLGALLGLIFGLLFQKIGLLEPGFLPLFIVLGMAGYFAAISKAPLTGMLLVTEMVGDLKPLMAIAVVTFVAYLLMDLLKGAPIYEAMLEKMPIMPPHDLVEPTLVELTVSDRIAGRYVRDLKLPDNVLITTQVHHGRSQVVSGDTVLISGATIFMVVNESEVGHIRQLVMSV, from the coding sequence ATGGAAAATCATAAGAATGAATACGCTTTTTCAAATGAATCAATTATTTCGTTTGTTTGGCGGGGTATTTTAGTTGGTAGTATTGCTGGTGTTATAGTTAGTTTATTTAGACTTCTGATTGAGAAGTTATCGCATTTAGTGGTAGCTACTTACCAGATATCACATGATAAACCAAGTCTAGTGCTAGTAATCATTGTTATAAGTATTCTAGTGCTTGTAGTTATTAGTCAGTTTATTGCTTCTGAACCAGATATCAAAGGCTCAGGGATACCACATGTTGAAGGAGAGCTTAAAGGGTTATTAGCACCCACTTGGTGGCCTGTCCTTTGGAAAAAGTTCATAGCAGGAATTTTAGCTATTTCAATGGGATTTATGCTAGGACGAGAAGGTCCCTCAATTCAATTAGGAGCAATGGCAGCAAAAGGGTTGTCAAAATTTTTAAAATCCAGTCGCTTAGAAAAAAGAGTTCTCATTGCAAGCGGAGCGGCTGCGGGTTTGTCTGCAGCTTTCAATGCCCCTATTGCAGGTTTACTTTTTGTGGTGGAAGAAATTTACCATCATTTTTCACGTTTAATTTGGATCACTGCTTTAGTTGCTAGCTTGGTTGCTAATTTTATTTCACTGCATATTTTTGGTTTAGAACCCATTCTTGCTATGCCAAAAGCGATGCCTTTTTTGGATTTGAATCATTATTGGCTATTACTCCTCTTAGGAACTTTTCTGGGAGTTTTAGGGTATGTCTATGAGCGTGTTATTCTAGCTTTCCCCAAATACATTAACCAAATATGTAGTGTTCTCCATATATCTCCCAAATATCAAGGGCTAATTCCTCTCATACTTATTATGCCCATCGGCTATTATTTTCCTCAGTTGCTCGGTGGTGGGAATGGATTGATCATAGGACTATCCATCAATCAAACAACATTGTTTATGGTTTGTTTATTTTTTATACTACGCTTTATTGGAAGCATGTTTTCCTATGGGAGTGGTTTACCAGGAGGTATTTTCCTTCCCATTTTGACCTTAGGAGCTCTTCTAGGATTAATTTTTGGTCTCCTTTTCCAAAAAATCGGCTTATTAGAGCCTGGATTTTTGCCTTTATTTATAGTTCTTGGCATGGCAGGTTATTTTGCAGCTATCTCAAAAGCTCCGCTGACTGGTATGCTTTTAGTAACAGAAATGGTTGGTGATTTAAAGCCTTTAATGGCTATAGCAGTAGTAACCTTTGTTGCATATCTCTTAATGGATCTCCTAAAAGGAGCTCCTATCTATGAAGCAATGTTAGAAAAAATGCCAATCATGCCCCCACACGACTTGGTTGAACCTACCTTGGTTGAACTTACCGTGAGTGATCGTATAGCAGGGCGTTATGTTAGGGATTTAAAATTGCCTGACAATGTTCTTATTACAACTCAAGTTCATCATGGCCGATCTCAAGTAGTTTCAGGAGACACTGTATTAATAAGTGGTGCGACCATTTTTATGGTGGTTAATGAATCGGAAGTTGGACATATTCGGCAATTAGTCATGTCCGTATAA
- a CDS encoding AraC family transcriptional regulator: MLLTDQRHNNEPQRHLLSYHYFHNEVKDGRPDILFHWHPEMEITYVSEGCARYHIDYDFFNSQSGDIILIRPNGMHSIHPIAQKPHVTDTFQFHLDMIGSSIIDQVSLHYLQPLQNSSHKFVHCIKPHMAGYDQIKTCLLSIFTIAKEENRHFELLLKSRLHEFIYLLYYYRYVIRKHTDDTYRKNEKIRQLIDYINTHYQQELSIGFLANYMGYSKTHFMTVFKQHTGTSCTEFIIQVRLSKACELLINSTLPILEIANEVGFNNLSNFNRQFKSYYLLTPSQYRKKYTKPKESRTLINPPKS, from the coding sequence ATGTTACTAACTGACCAACGACATAATAATGAACCTCAACGTCATTTACTTTCCTATCATTATTTTCATAATGAAGTCAAAGATGGGAGACCTGACATTTTATTTCACTGGCATCCAGAAATGGAAATTACCTACGTTAGCGAAGGCTGTGCGCGCTACCATATTGATTACGACTTCTTTAATAGCCAATCTGGCGATATCATCTTAATTAGGCCGAATGGTATGCATTCTATTCATCCTATTGCCCAAAAGCCACATGTTACTGATACCTTTCAATTTCATTTAGATATGATTGGTTCTTCTATTATTGATCAGGTTAGTCTTCATTACCTTCAACCTCTACAAAATAGTAGCCACAAATTTGTCCACTGTATTAAGCCCCATATGGCGGGCTATGACCAAATTAAAACATGTCTCCTATCTATTTTCACCATTGCCAAAGAAGAAAACCGGCATTTTGAGCTTCTACTGAAATCACGCTTGCATGAATTTATCTATCTTCTTTACTACTACCGCTATGTTATCCGTAAACATACAGATGATACTTATCGGAAAAATGAAAAAATTCGTCAATTAATTGACTATATTAACACTCATTATCAGCAAGAACTAAGCATTGGCTTTTTAGCTAATTATATGGGCTATAGTAAAACTCATTTTATGACGGTTTTTAAGCAACACACCGGAACATCTTGTACGGAATTTATCATTCAAGTCCGTTTGAGCAAAGCTTGCGAGCTACTCATCAATTCTACTCTACCTATTCTTGAAATTGCTAATGAGGTGGGGTTCAATAACCTCTCTAATTTTAATCGGCAATTTAAAAGTTACTACCTGCTGACACCAAGTCAGTATCGGAAAAAATATACCAAGCCTAAAGAGAGTAGAACACTTATTAATCCGCCTAAATCATAA
- a CDS encoding redox-sensing transcriptional repressor Rex, with translation MVIDKSIPKATAKRLSLYYRIFKRFYADQIEKASSKQIADAMGIDSATVRRDFSYFGELGRRGFGYDVSKLMNFFADLLNDHSTTNVLIVGCGNIGRALLHYRFHDRNKMQISMGFDVDSHPMVGTNTADGIPIYGMSTLKEHVEKTDIETAILTVPSVQAQEVADQLIAAGIKGILSFSPVHLQVPADVIVQYVDLTSELQTLLYFMNQANK, from the coding sequence ATGGTAATTGATAAATCCATTCCAAAGGCAACAGCTAAACGCTTGTCTTTGTATTATCGCATTTTCAAACGTTTTTATGCCGATCAGATTGAAAAAGCGAGTTCTAAACAAATTGCAGACGCAATGGGGATTGACTCTGCAACAGTCCGTCGTGACTTTTCCTACTTTGGTGAATTGGGACGTCGAGGATTCGGATATGATGTTTCAAAATTAATGAACTTTTTTGCTGATCTCTTAAACGATCACTCGACAACCAATGTCCTTATTGTAGGGTGTGGTAATATTGGCCGTGCATTACTGCACTATCGCTTCCATGATCGTAATAAGATGCAAATTTCAATGGGTTTTGATGTTGATAGTCATCCCATGGTTGGAACAAATACTGCTGATGGGATTCCCATTTATGGCATGTCCACATTAAAAGAGCACGTTGAAAAAACTGATATTGAAACTGCTATTTTAACTGTACCAAGTGTACAGGCACAAGAGGTCGCCGATCAACTTATTGCTGCAGGGATTAAAGGGATTCTAAGTTTTTCGCCGGTACATCTACAAGTGCCAGCTGATGTCATTGTACAATATGTTGATTTAACAAGTGAACTCCAAACTTTACTCTATTTTATGAATCAGGCAAATAAATAA